The stretch of DNA CCGCGCGTCGAGATCGAGGCGACCGTCAGGACCACCGGCCAGACCGGGGTCGAGATGGAGGCGCTCACCGCCGTGACCGTGGCGGCGCTGACCGTCTATGACATGGTCAAGGCGGTCGATCGCGGCATGGAGATCACCGGCGCGCGCCTGACCTTCAAGGATGGTGGCGCATCGGGCCGGTTCGAGGCGCCCTGATGCTGAGCGTCGCCGAGGCGCGGGCGCGGATCCTGTCCGGCATCCGGCCCGTTGGTTCTGAAGAAGTGTCGCTTCTGGACGCGGCCGGCCGGGTGCTGGCCGAGCCGCTGACCTCGCGCCGCACGCAACCGCCCTTCGCCGCCTCGGCCATGGATGGCTACGCAGTGCGCCGGTCCTATTCGCAGCCCGGCATGACGCTGCGCGTGGTCGGAGAGGCCGCCGCCGGGCGCGGCTGGACGGGCACGCTTGGCCCCGGCGAGGCGGTGCGCATCTTCACCGGCGCGCCGGTTCCCGAAGGCGCGGACGACATCCTCATCCAGGAGGATGCCGAGCGGAACGGCGACACCATCACCGTGCGCGAGACCCGCGACCAGGCGCGCCACATCCGCCCCGCCGGTGCGGATTTCGCCGCCGGTGCGCCCTTCCCCGGCCTCGGGCCGCTGACATCGCTCGATATCGCGCTGCTGGCCGCGATGAATCACGCGCACCTGCCGGTGCGGCGCAAGCCGGTCGTGGCCCTGATCCCGACCGGGGACGAGCTGGTGCCACCGGGTGCCGCGCCGGGGCCCGACCAGATCGTGAGTTCCAACAATTACGGGCTTGCGGCGATGCTGGCACAGGCCGGCGCCGCGCCGCGCCTGTTGCCGATCGCCTCGGACAGCCCCGACAGCCTGCGCGCGACGCTTGCACTGGCCTCGGACGTCGACCTGATCGTGACGCTCGGCGGCGCCTCGGTGGGCGATCATGACCTGGTGCAGGAGACGGCCATCGCCGAAGGGCTGACGCTGGATTTCTACAAGATCGCGATGCGCCCGGGAAAGCCGCTGATGGCGGGCACCCTGCGCGGGACGCCAATGATCGGCCTGCCCGGAAATCCCGTCTCGGCAATGGTTTGTGGCGTGATCTTCGTGCTGCCGGTGATCCGCGCCTATCTGGGCCTGCCGCCGGACCCGGTGATCCGCATGGGCCGGCTTGCGAATGCCGTTCCCGCCAACGGCCCGCGCGAGCACTACATGCGCGCCCGGCTGACCGAGACTGCCGACGGCCC from Halovulum dunhuangense encodes:
- the glp gene encoding gephyrin-like molybdotransferase Glp, whose translation is MLSVAEARARILSGIRPVGSEEVSLLDAAGRVLAEPLTSRRTQPPFAASAMDGYAVRRSYSQPGMTLRVVGEAAAGRGWTGTLGPGEAVRIFTGAPVPEGADDILIQEDAERNGDTITVRETRDQARHIRPAGADFAAGAPFPGLGPLTSLDIALLAAMNHAHLPVRRKPVVALIPTGDELVPPGAAPGPDQIVSSNNYGLAAMLAQAGAAPRLLPIASDSPDSLRATLALASDVDLIVTLGGASVGDHDLVQETAIAEGLTLDFYKIAMRPGKPLMAGTLRGTPMIGLPGNPVSAMVCGVIFVLPVIRAYLGLPPDPVIRMGRLANAVPANGPREHYMRARLTETADGPLVEVFERQDSSLLHVLQAANCLAIRPPRAPASEPGDAVAFLPLP